TTCAATACCCGAAAAGGATTAATTAAAGCCGCTAATGGTGTATCTTTGAAAGTTGAAGAAGGTAAAACGTTAGGAATTGTTGGGGAATCTGGAAGCGGAAAAAGTGTAACAGCTATGAGTATTCTACGTTTATTTGAACCCAATCAAAAAATTCATGAGGGTGAAGTTTGGTTTGAAGGAGAATTGATTTCCGAAATTTCCGAAACGGAGATTCGCAAAATCCGTGGGAATCGAATTTCTGTTATTTTCCAAGAACCAATGACTAGTTTGAACCCTGTTTTAACTGTTACAAGACAAATTAGTGAAGTATTAATGCTTCATAGAAACATGTCAAAAGAAGAAGCTCATCTAAAAACGATTGATCTTTTAGCGTCGGTTGGGATTTCAAATCCAGATAAGATTGCTAAAGTATATTCTTTCCAATTATCCGGAGGAATGAGTCAACGCGTTATGATAGCAATGGCACTTGCTTGTAGGCCTAAATTACTGATTGCAGACGAACCTACAACAGCACTAGATGTAACAATTCAAGCACAAATCCTTAAACTAATGAATGATCTAAAAAGAGAATTAGGAACTTCTATTATCTTCGTGACTCATGATTTAGGTGTTATCAACGAAATGGCTGATGATGTTGCAGTAATGTATTGTGGACAAGTTGTCGAGAATGCTTCAGCAAAAATTATTTTTGGACCTAATCCAAAATATTCACATCCATATACTGAAGGATTAATGCTTTCCATTCCTAGATTAAGCGACAAAAAAGGAAGGAAATTAGAAGTAATTCCTGGAACCGTTCCACATCCACTTGATTTACCTGAGGGATGTAAGTTCGCTCCAAGATGCAAATATGCTACTTCAAAATGTCAAAAAGAAGAACCTGAGTACATTGAAGTTGGACCTGAACACTTTGTACGTTGTTTCTATCCGGAAAGTGAGGTGCGTATAAATGGAAAAAAAGAAGCTAAGTAAAGAACCGTTAATTGAAGTTCGAAAACTTAAAAAATACTTTCCTTTAAAACGCAATTCATTCCTTGAACGAGGACAAATTTATGTTCGCGCTAACGAAGATGTATCCTTAACAATCTATAAGGGAGAAACTTTAGGATTAGTTGGAGAATCAGGATGTGGAAAAACAACCCTTGGGCGTGTCATTTTACAGTTATACCCACCAACTAGTGGATCTGTCGTTTACTATGGACCTTTATTTCAAGAAACCAAATTACAATACATAGTAGATGAAATTAAAAAATTTCCTACTTATCAAAGTAAAGCTGAAAATTTATACAATAAAAGCCTTTTAATAGATCAAGATGTAGTAACTCTAACCGCTACATTAAAAGAGTATGACATTACGCAACCTCAAGAAAAAGACGTTGTTGACAAAAAAAGAGTGAGTTTAGATAAAAAAATCAAGAAAAAAATTATGGCATCAAAGTATCTTAAAATGCGTGCTTCAAGACTTTTAAGAGAAGCTTCACGCGTTGGAGGATGTCTTATCCTTGAAGAAAACATTGATGAAATAACAGAATTATTGCTTCAAGCAGCTGATTTAGTTAAGAATAATGGTGATTTTTTAGTAGGGCTTGATGGAAGAGAACTTCCTCATTTTTCGCCTAAGTTAAAAGCTATCTTTAATAAAGTGATTGGTTTTAAAGGAAAGAATGTTAAAGCCATTACAGAACGTACTTTAGACCCAGAATACCAAGCGAAACTTGAAAATAATCGTGAGACTGGGGTTATGTTACAACTTCTAGATAAAGAAGAAGTGCGTCAATTAAGAAGAAAATTGCAAATTATTTTCCAAGACCCTTATTCATCTCTTGATTCAAGAATGACAATTGGTCAAATAATTGGAGAAGCTGTTACAGAACACGGGTTATACAAAAGAGGATCACAAGAATTAGAAGATTATGTT
This is a stretch of genomic DNA from Bacillota bacterium. It encodes these proteins:
- a CDS encoding ATP-binding cassette domain-containing protein, translating into MEKKKLSKEPLIEVRKLKKYFPLKRNSFLERGQIYVRANEDVSLTIYKGETLGLVGESGCGKTTLGRVILQLYPPTSGSVVYYGPLFQETKLQYIVDEIKKFPTYQSKAENLYNKSLLIDQDVVTLTATLKEYDITQPQEKDVVDKKRVSLDKKIKKKIMASKYLKMRASRLLREASRVGGCLILEENIDEITELLLQAADLVKNNGDFLVGLDGRELPHFSPKLKAIFNKVIGFKGKNVKAITERTLDPEYQAKLENNRETGVMLQLLDKEEVRQLRRKLQIIFQDPYSSLDSRMTIGQIIGEAVTEHGLYKRGSQELEDYVLDTMSKCGLDHYMLHRYPHQFSGGQRQRVGIARALALKPDFVVCDEAVSALDVSIQSQIINLLMELKKDEDLTYLFISHDLSVIKHISDRIGVMYLGNLVELGDSEEIYENPLHPYTKALLSAIPTTDEVKGTRIIIEGDIPSNIFPPSGCKFRTRCPLARERCANEQPLYREISKGHHVACHYYEETKDMK
- a CDS encoding ABC transporter ATP-binding protein, encoding MSLLEIKNLHTYFNTRKGLIKAANGVSLKVEEGKTLGIVGESGSGKSVTAMSILRLFEPNQKIHEGEVWFEGELISEISETEIRKIRGNRISVIFQEPMTSLNPVLTVTRQISEVLMLHRNMSKEEAHLKTIDLLASVGISNPDKIAKVYSFQLSGGMSQRVMIAMALACRPKLLIADEPTTALDVTIQAQILKLMNDLKRELGTSIIFVTHDLGVINEMADDVAVMYCGQVVENASAKIIFGPNPKYSHPYTEGLMLSIPRLSDKKGRKLEVIPGTVPHPLDLPEGCKFAPRCKYATSKCQKEEPEYIEVGPEHFVRCFYPESEVRINGKKEAK